GGTTGCCTCTGGCTGGTTGTAATTGTAATTAGTCTTATATATTCCTTGTCTTATCGGGTCATTGCCAACAGCGTAGGATTTGTTCTTATCATAACTTGCTTGTTCCTCTCGGTCTTCTCTCACGCcaaaatctttctcaaactgcgacagcatcaagcccaagtACGACAACATGTTGGACATGAACAAGCAAACGGCGGAAGAATTCCAATGAACATTGAGCGATACAAAAATATTGTTTGCACCATAGCCTGGGTGCAGTTAGCATTGGTGATTTGCTATTTCCCAATATTCATTTCTTTGATACTGGCAACGGCATCTAAGTACAGGAtaggatcaatttttcacgtATGTGCAGCAACAGTcgtctatttcaattccacCCTAACCCCGAtccttttttgttggaaaatacgtgaagtcagaCAAGTGGTGAAGACCACAGTGTTGCAGAttcgttgtttctcaagttaatcTCGCCTTCCTTTGAGTGATGTGGAGAACAGTGTTGACAACATCTCGATGGTGGACCACGGCTTCAAACTACTAAGAGTATTCTaagagggcgcgctggatatcaAGTCATggataataaccaacgaggcgcttAGCGGCCGGTTGATtatataatcattttatatcaggAAGGCCCAATTCGAATAATGGTTTTATTAAATGCAACAGGATTAACAGTTCCTCCAAGTTGATTTATTCCGATCCAAAAGGGCttttgtcggccattttttctcagagctcCAAACATGTTTTCAGCTCGCGTTATTGCTGACgcgttccttgaccatattacGTACAGCGGGtccgtagttcagtttttaataagtaGCGTTAAATTTTTCTGTTAGAGGAGTAAAGACTTATTTGAGAGGTTGACTTTTTAGTGCAATAAATTAGCGGAAACGATTAAAGGGAGAAATGAGGAACACCTGTCCTTGGCGGCTATAGCGATATTCAGTTACAGTTTTTTGACgtttttcgtttcttctccaCAGGATTAAGGAATTGTGTTTGAAATTTAACTCCAGGATAGAATATAAACACTCAGCATGCCAGGGGAAATATTCTACTGActcagaaatgattgcagaacgGCGAGATTACATTTTCcgctgacgttctcgttgtcATGGTTGCTTAACTTAAGCTCCCCCTCAGATACACCCATTAAGCTCccggtttttaataaaatattatctaAAAAAATAGTCCACAAAAGACAGATGGATgaataaatattttcattttatccagTTCAATCATGACATGGAGTTTTCAATTGAGTTGTATTTCGATGTCCAAGAAAGGAAATGGCGTCCTTTGTCATTTCAAAGATAAGCGtaatttcattgaattcatttttctctcaaaatgGAGACGGGAAATGGGAGTTTACTAGTAAATGGAATCGTGCCAAGGCCAGACAGGTGTCATGATTAACTTCAGACATGAAAATTCAACATCAATAGAgtgttttcaatcacgtgatcaatgagcatctttttcaaccaaagcaaaagaaaacgaTAGCacaagaatagagttcaatttcTAGAGGACTAGTTGGGTACAttaacatggccgccgtttctttgtttgggaacaccaacatggccgtcgtgacgtcacgtgaaaacactctataagACTATTGAAGTTTTTTGACACATATCTAATAAAGATCACGCATACACCTATCCTAGCGCCACTTACCATTTTCTCAAGACAGGGCTGAGTTCTTTTGTGGGCCTCGAAGTTATGATGAACATTTCTGGAGGCAGAAATTGTTCAACTTCAGGTTGATTTTCTCTGAGTGATTTATCATGTGAaaatttagcaattattccacgagcgcgcgttggatatcagatcgtaaatagccaacgaggctcGTAGGgacgagttggctataaccaatcTCACATCCAACaggcgcgaatggaataattgttttattaaatccTCAACCTTCGGATTTGCTAAATTTTAGTTAAGTTTAAGAAACGAAAACGGCTTGTTGTGTGGCGGCGAGCAAAGGAAACGATTAATGGCGGCTCTAATAGATTTTATGGATGAACATTTCTAATACGTGCCATCTTTGTTTCTGGCAGACGTGTAAAAACACTTCAAACAAGCATTCAACTCTTGTTTCGACATTTGTTCTATTGGTTTTGAAATGTGACGCCACCAGGTCTGGCAAGGCAAAATTAAGGAAAACATTGTTGCTGTTATGTAATCTTCATAAAATTTTACAAATTGTAAGAGAAACTTAACAGATACGTACCATTAAAGAACGTCATCCCAAactttgtggctttttttgttgtttctgggACAGCCTTATCCATAATTTCTTGAATTTCGTCTGTTGTTAACTAACAGAATCTACtttttggatattttttttgtccACGAAACTTGGCTTCCCGTGTACAATTTTATGTTGAGCGGCTTTCGACGCATTCGTTTCCAGATAAGGTCAAACGCAGATATAATGGCTGGTAACCGAGGTGTAGTGAACCGATCAAAAAGCTAGAATTGCATTTTCCGAGgatgagaatttaataattaacaattattccacgagcgcgcgttggatatgagatgatagatagccagcGAGGCgagtagcgccgagttggttataatcatctcatatccaacaagcgcgagtggaataattgttttattaaaaacgcgcCTAAggtattagacaaatcttctcgactttattttgtgtgaagaaaccggatgggcaatgtacagataatatttaaatctgtaaattgtctcaacttgcattgtttttgtttgagtaacacggatgcttaaattgtcaaaagaaagtgttcaagtttttaccttgaaatattttcatgccacatTTAGTGGCTTTCTTGATGCTCCCTGGtattgcgttttctaatagttcaatgacttcctcttCATTCAACTAAAGTGCGAAGCAACTTTCGCTGGCCGCCGTTGTTTCTCGAGGGAAAATTTTTGAGCTCCTTTTTAAACTTAAGCTGCCGCGTACGCTTACCCTATTTaaagattatggtatattggctcttGTTAAATATACTATAATGAcaaagctattaaaaaatcttgaatatccaatgatccaggttttaataaatatatatatgtatatatatatataccacaCGATGTTCTAGCTACTTGTGTAGTGGAAAAAAGTCttggtccgtactgtcacgacctcgggccaatattccccagtacggccctcgcgctcggttagtaagaggttaatataCCTCACGATGTTCTAGGTACTTGTGTGGCGGAAAAAAGTATCGTATGAGACATCTCAAATCAACAAAGAAAAGCTAGTTAGTGTGGAAATTGAAGGGGCCCTAACAAGTTGTGTGTCAAACAACAGATATGTAATAGTTTTTTCTCCAAAGAAGTGCTTAAATTTTGTCAGGGACTTGGCCAAACTGCTTTAAGCGAAAATGGTATTACAGTTCACTCAGAAAGCGGGTCGACTTAAGACATACTATGACGCAACTATGGTCGTAGTTTAAATGATCgacattactgtctagtattcAATATGGGTGATCAAGGGCAGTTTTACATTAATTCTTGCTTACATTCAAAAAATCGCGCTTTATCCTATTGGTAACAACAGAGAGTCACTCgcaaaacacaacaacaacccGAATATAAAGAATTATTTTGTAATAACTCTGGGGTCTTTTTGTGCAATATGGAAGACGTGACATAAAGTGGCCTGAAACGATAATGTTCTGAAGTTAAAATTCACAGCTGTCAGCTGACATTGAAGTTGGAACATTTAATTTTGCgaattaaagttttttttttttttttgtattcatATCACAGAGTACGACACCGAAATAATGATTCTAAAAGTGATGAGTCCGTACAACTGCAACACTATAATTGTTTCGCAATATCATATCTTCCTAAAATGACAGTGTTCTTCGGTTAAAATTCATAGCTGTGGGCTGACAGTGTCGCTGGAATATCTTATTTTgcgaattattttttttttttcatatcacAGAGCACGGGCACCGAAAAAATTATTCTAAACTGAGTGCCACACGAGCAGCCCGTTGCTTGCTTTCAAAAGGGcgagctaaaaaaaaataataattcctCCGCCAATTTCACGGTCACCTCTTTCTTTAAATCatgaatttattttatttcattttccttgTTGTTCTTTGCTTACAAATTTGCAAagttaacaatgaaaaacactgAATAGCGCGTGTGCTTTTATTTCCTTACATTTCGCAGCTCAGTTCGTCCTTAACATTATacttgacgacaaattttccgtgcttttttttccaatctccaaaccgctcacatacgcaatttaattccaggatagcagATAAACACTTAACATGCCAGATAACTTAAAATACTTCAGAAATGATTGTAGAAAAGGCTGAGGTGATTTTTCGATGAAGTCCTCGCTCTCTTCGTTGTAATGATTGTTaaacttaagctccctatttctAGTAAAAAAGTCCACAAAAAAAGATCGATAAATTAATTCTTTCACCTTATCCAGCTCAATTACATGAAGTTTTAGTTTGTTAAAAGCCGGCTCATAACAAGCGCTCGACGCGTACGTTAAATGAGAAACAATAACGACTGAAAGAACTCGTAATCTTTGACATATAGGCAGCTTAAGCAAGGACCACGACGCTaggaaacaatgatctgattgggtTAATGAGGAAAAGTAATCATGCTTCACATGCCGCACGGACTTCAATTCTTTGACGtggtctgccaaatgacaacgtgagaCTTCGAAATTGAAGGCTTTTAATTTAGCAACAATGTGAACACACGACACTAAATCTTTCATGCTTCAACGCGCCTGTACCAGTCATTTgcagtaggaaaaaaaaaaaaagaataaccaCAAAATAGTCATCACTtttcaaatgtttaatttcaagAGTTCCGTTGCCATCGTTActgcttgagctccctaatgAGAGTCACTCGAGTTACGCTTGCCCGGTAATTTTATCGATCTATCACTCTGACTGCACTGCAAAAAAATCTCCCGAGGACGGTCCGTGTgggtccgtgtgtcattcgtccatttcattttcaattcagaaagaagataaaattttactttcttttcgtgttatttatgaagtcgtctcggttttttgaaacaaaactgccgtactgtagaaaaaacactgatattttaaatactaaactaaaaatattactttatttgacataattttgctatttgcaaggtttcgtatgaatgaaaaatagaatattattacaagaaatcaagcgccttttagaaacaaaaattgaaaaattgatccttttttcaggtttgttttaagtcgaaaatcgaaaattcattaaccaaaatcaaaaattgaaaattgatttcaattttcaattttgtatttcgaatataaaattgaaaattgatcgcgcggaacgagaacaaaagctcaCGCAGAaggggtagctaagttgctcttttgctcacacctctcctgatcggtgcaaaaggaagttgacaggcctacacgatcAGTGTACCTTCACGGCCAAATCAAAATTAggaaattcatttttgttttttcaattttctttctattttgttttctttagtttttgtttaatgATTTAACAGATGTTTCCCACACGATTCGATTTAAATTTAACCAATAAATTCAGTTATCGTATTTGTAACCTGTGATATAATTTGATAGGACAAACTGCACAGAACGTGACTTTTGAACTCGCATTTTGGGTTTTCGCTTTTTCGTTTCGCTTTTTCCCGCGCAATGGTTACCTCATCGTCACATGCGACAGAAACGTGGAAAATGTTGGTCACGAGAAAAAGCGGGAAAATCGCAACAGAGCGACTTTCATCGGCTTTGACCTACGAGCAAAGATGGCCGGCATGATAACCGTGTCTTTCGAAGGAAAGCGAGTGGGCTTGTCAAGGGAAGATTTAAATATTTCGGAGTTAGAAAGAATCTATCAGTTAGATTCACCAGGTGCTCACTTAAAGATCAAAAGTGGAGCGGGTTTCCAGAACATTTGGCCGGACAGAGCCGGAAAGTTTGTTGTGCCACCAAATTGCTTCAGCGCAATAGTCGTTGCAATGCCGCAGCGACAGGAAAACGAGCAAGAGAATGCGTGCATACCCGATTATACAGGAGGCATTGGCAGGGCAGGCAATCAGCGTGGCAACAGTGCAGCCACTTTCTTTCGACCAGGAAGTTTCAATGAAAGATTTGAACCTTCGGGTTCGGTGTCCAGTTTACATGTCATGTCAAGAGGTCGAAGCAGATTTTTTCCTCAGAGTGGAATTGCAGGTATGGGATCAAGACCTGTCCCAGCAGTTTGGGGAGCTAAAGGCAAAAAGCGCAAGTCCACCGAGAGTAAATCTTTCAGGCTAACCTTTGTTGACGGAGATGGCAATTTTGAAGATATGTGGGAAATTCCAATCGACCTGGGTCAACTACAAGATATGCATGGGCAGTACACAGTTTTGCATGTTGTGGGGGAAATTGAGAGACAGTTGAATGAAGAAGATACAAGGCTTGTCGTGACCGATATTAAAGGAAAGCCGATCAGAGATATGGCCTCAACGAGAGGTGAGATATTTGTTTCTCGTTTTCATCAACTGGACTGTAAGTGAAATATTTCCCATGGGAACTAATTACCTAGGGCTCATGTTTTGCTAAGAAATGTCACAAAGTATTGTGGTGATTTGGTACATCCCTAAAGTGACCGTCTTGCCAAATGTTCCTCAAATTTTACCAGTCCTATTCTTCGAAGTctttcatttattattttttatttatttattttttttcctgggaTGGGGTAGGGTTAAACAGGGTCTAGTTTAGAATGGAGATGCAAAGTACAAGCAATGTAGTCCAGTTTAAATTTAGATTATCCAAGTGGGTCACACCCATCCAGTGATATTTGTAGAGATAGGAGATCTAACCTTAAACTACACAAGTATCCACAAGGGTCATGGGTGGTGAGACTAATAAACCCTTTCAAAGTTGTCAGCGCCATATTGGAATAGTAACCCCACAAACACGATAGTGAGGCTAGGGTTGATTAGTGTCGATTATATGAAATTATAGTAAAGGTAGCATCCTTTGTAGTCTACTGAAATCCAGCTTCAAAAACTACATAGACACTAATTGATGATAATGCAAGAAACAAGATATGGACACTACCTTATTATGGATTCATTTTCATGTTTTAGGTCATGCCTATTGGAATAGCCAAAAAATTTTCCGTGTCATGTACAAAGACAATTTTCAGGAATGGAGACCACATGTCTGGCAGTCAATTAAACGGGATTATGGCTTTGGCTCTGATGTCAATGAAGATGACTTGTTTGAAAGTGAAGACCTAGCAATACCAAGTACCAGCAATTCTGTCACCAATGCACTGATTAAACCAAGGACTTGCACCACTTTAAGCACCTTGGAGAAGAAAGTTGATCAAGTCATAAGAATGCTGAATAAAGAAGAGGAAAAGTCTTCACTGAAGGAAGTGTTTAAGTGTTCCATATGCTTGGAAACTTGCAGTAACCTAATGACATCATGCACAAACCCCAAAGGCTGTGGGAGACTTCTGGGTTGCTTCATATGCTTTTACAAAATTGACACATGCCCACTCTGTCGCAGTGATCTTACCCCTCCAAAGGATAGAAAACCTCTCATTATATCAGGGCTGGAAAGCATCCTTGGAGTTCCTGAGATTTCACTTGCTTCTGCTTTGTCTCAACTAAATGCTCAAACCACTGGAAGTGATTCAGAAGATGATGATTTGATGGAGAGCTTGCCCCTTGCTGCAGCAAGAGTCTTAGACCAATAAAGACTGTAATAAGTAAATAGTTTTCCAACAACCCAAGTTATGATTAACACAGTGACTACAACAAATCATATTGTTAATATTTCGTTATAGTTCTTTCGATTTTGTGAGATTGTTATTTGGTCATACTGCTAAG
Above is a genomic segment from Acropora muricata isolate sample 2 chromosome 1, ASM3666990v1, whole genome shotgun sequence containing:
- the LOC136911075 gene encoding uncharacterized protein — translated: MAGMITVSFEGKRVGLSREDLNISELERIYQLDSPGAHLKIKSGAGFQNIWPDRAGKFVVPPNCFSAIVVAMPQRQENEQENACIPDYTGGIGRAGNQRGNSAATFFRPGSFNERFEPSGSVSSLHVMSRGRSRFFPQSGIAGMGSRPVPAVWGAKGKKRKSTESKSFRLTFVDGDGNFEDMWEIPIDLGQLQDMHGQYTVLHVVGEIERQLNEEDTRLVVTDIKGKPIRDMASTRGHAYWNSQKIFRVMYKDNFQEWRPHVWQSIKRDYGFGSDVNEDDLFESEDLAIPSTSNSVTNALIKPRTCTTLSTLEKKVDQVIRMLNKEEEKSSLKEVFKCSICLETCSNLMTSCTNPKGCGRLLGCFICFYKIDTCPLCRSDLTPPKDRKPLIISGLESILGVPEISLASALSQLNAQTTGSDSEDDDLMESLPLAAARVLDQ
- the LOC136925081 gene encoding melanocyte-stimulating hormone receptor-like — protein: MRNINEHGHFLTSDQLHWVIDQRPFFVFIVSLNIFLAFTATLGNTLILIALPKVSSIHPPTKFLLRCLAMSDFCVGVIAQPLFVAFLLEIASGKRHILFLTFNTLSYTLCGFSLTTASAISVDKLLALLLGLRYRHTVTLSRVRCLVGCLWLVVIVISLIYSLSYRVIANSVGFVLIITCLFLSVFSHAKIFLKLRQHQAQVRQHVGHEQANGGRIPMNIERYKNIVCTIAWVQLALVICYFPIFISLILATASKYRIGSIFHVCAATVVYFNSTLTPILFCWKIREVRQVVKTTVLQIRCFSS